A window of Solidesulfovibrio carbinoliphilus subsp. oakridgensis genomic DNA:
ACGTCGCTTCGGCCAAGGGTGATACTGTCACGGGCGGAGAGGGTGCTGATATCATCACGCTTGCTGCTGGTAATGACATCCTGGTTTACAATGCCGCAAATGAATCTACCGCGACAGCAAAAGACGTCGTGGGTTCCTTCGTTACGACGGCAGATGTCATTCAATTCAACTCGTCTCTCCTCGTGGGAACTGCAAGCTGGAATGGTGCCGCAGCGTTCACAGCGACCGGCCACACGCAATTGAATATGTCCGGAGCTGACCTGCAGATCGACTACAATGGTGACACTGTCATCGACTCCGTGATCACTTTGACAGGTGTAACCTCCGCAACGTTTGGTTCTTCGAACTTTACGTTTGCCTAGGTAAGACACTGGTAAAAAGGCCGCTCCTTCGGGGGCGGCCTTTTTTATGGATGGTGATAACGATAAATTGTCTGTAAGCAGTAGTATCTATAAGTTCTCAAAAAGATTATTTTGAATACAATAACGACATATCCCTCTGGGGATTACTTTTTCATATAAGACAAACATTTTTTAATCAGGAGATCCTGATGCAAGACTGGACCGCTGGCTATGTGGCTGATATTGGTTATACTTACGGCTATTATACGGAACTGAACCCCTTACGGGTAAAATTGGCGTTTCTGAACGCCGGTCTACGATTTCCGGAAACAGGGACGGCTTGTGAGTTGGGCTTCGGTCAGGGGCTGAGCGTCAATATCCACGCGACAGCCGCCGTCACGCAGTGGCACGGCACGGACTTCAATCCTTCCCAAGCCGGGTTTGCCCGGGAATTGGCGACGGCCTCCGGCGGCGGGGCCAGACTCTATGACGACGCCTTTGCCGATTTCGCCACGAAACCCGATCTGCCCGACTTCGACTTCATCGGCGTGCACGGCATCTGGAGCTGGATTTCCGACGCCAACCGGGCGGTCATCGTGGACTTCGTGCGCCGCAAGCTCAAGGTCGGCGGGGTGCTCTACATCAGCTACAACACCCTGCCCGGCTGGGCGGCCTTCGCGCCCATGCGTCACCTCATGACCGAGCACGCCACCATGATGGGTTGCCAGGGCCAGGGCATCGTTCCCCGCATCGAGGGAGCCCTGGACTTTTGCGACAAGCTGCTGGCCGTGGAGCCGCTCTTCGCCAAGGCCAACCCGCAGATTGGCGAGCGCTTCAAGAAGCTCGCCGAACAGAACCGCCACTATCTGGCCCACGAGTATTTCAACCGCGACTGGGAGCCCATGCACTTCCGGACCATGGCCGAGTGGCTCTCGCCGGCCAAGCTCGACTACGCCTGCTCGGCCCACTACCTGGACCACGTCGACGCCCTGAACCTGACGGCCGCCCAGCAGGCCTTTTTGCAAGGCATCCCGGACCGGCTCTTTCGCGAATCCGTGCGCGACTTCATGGTCAACCAGCAGTTCCGCCGCGACTACTGGGTCAAGGGCGCACGGCGATTGAACGCGCTTGAACAGGCGGAAACGCTGCGCCAGCAACGCGTGGTACTGTTGACCCACCGGGCCGACGTCTCCCTTAAGGTTGCCGGGGCCTTGGGCGAAGCAAGCTTGAACGAGACGATCTATGCGCCGATCCTCGACGCCCTGGCCGACCACAAACCTAAAACCATCGGGCAGATCGAACAGGCCGTCGCCGGCAAGGACCTGAATTTCGCGCAATTGATGCAGGCCGTCATGGTCCTCGCCGGTTCGGGCCAGATCGCGGCGGCCCAGGACGAGGCCACGATCGGCAAGGCCAGAAAACAGACCGACAAGCTCAACGCCCACCTGATGCAGAAATCCCGGGGAAGCACCGACGTCAGCTATCTGGCCAGCCCCGTGACCGGCGGTGGGACAGGCGTCAATCGCTTCAAGCAACTGTTCCTGCTGGCCAAGGCCAGCGGCAGGAAGACGCCAGAGGACTGGGCCGGCACCGTCTGGCAGCTCCTTTCCGCCCATAACCAGCGGCTCATCAAGGACGGCGCCACCCTGGAGTCCCCGGAGGACAATCTCGCGGAATTGACCGCCCAGGCCAGGGAATTCGCCGCAAAAGAGCTTCCCATCCTCCACGCCCTCGGCATAGCCTGAGCCCCTGCCGTCGCGCCACGGACGACGGAACGTTCCAACGGAGGCAATGACGCCATGCGAAGACTGCACATCCTGTTCTTGTCGGTCGGGCTCCTGGTCGCGGCCATGACCCCGCCCGGGGCCCTGGCCGCGGACATCGTCGGCCAGTACACCCTG
This region includes:
- a CDS encoding class I SAM-dependent methyltransferase → MQDWTAGYVADIGYTYGYYTELNPLRVKLAFLNAGLRFPETGTACELGFGQGLSVNIHATAAVTQWHGTDFNPSQAGFARELATASGGGARLYDDAFADFATKPDLPDFDFIGVHGIWSWISDANRAVIVDFVRRKLKVGGVLYISYNTLPGWAAFAPMRHLMTEHATMMGCQGQGIVPRIEGALDFCDKLLAVEPLFAKANPQIGERFKKLAEQNRHYLAHEYFNRDWEPMHFRTMAEWLSPAKLDYACSAHYLDHVDALNLTAAQQAFLQGIPDRLFRESVRDFMVNQQFRRDYWVKGARRLNALEQAETLRQQRVVLLTHRADVSLKVAGALGEASLNETIYAPILDALADHKPKTIGQIEQAVAGKDLNFAQLMQAVMVLAGSGQIAAAQDEATIGKARKQTDKLNAHLMQKSRGSTDVSYLASPVTGGGTGVNRFKQLFLLAKASGRKTPEDWAGTVWQLLSAHNQRLIKDGATLESPEDNLAELTAQAREFAAKELPILHALGIA